In Streptomyces sp. NBC_01231, the sequence GCTCGACGCGCAGGGCGACGTTGATCGCGTCACCCACCCGGTCGGCGAAGGCCCGGGCCGCGTCCCTGCCCGGGCCCAGCGAGCCCCTTTTGACGCCGTAGAGGTTGAGGGCGGCGTCCCTCTCACCCTCCACCTCGATCGGGATCGCCAGCACACAACGCACGCCCACGGAGAGCGCGTACGACGTGTACATGGGCCAGCGGGTCTCCGCCTCCAGGTCGGGGGCGTACTTCTCGCTGGTCGTCTCGGCGGCGTCCACGCAGGGCCCCGAGCCGTTCTCGTACTGGCGCTGGTCGAGGCCACTGGGCAGGCCGTGGCTGCCTGCCAGGGTCAGCAGCCGGTCGGCGCGGCGCACCGTGATGCTGCACGCGGCCGCGCCGGGCACCGCCTCCACCGCGCGGTCGGTCAGATCGCGCAGCAGCGTGTCGAGACCGTTGCTGCGCACGATGGCCATTTCCAGCGTGTCGGACGTCTCGGGGCTCATGCACCTACGGATATCCCGTCAACGCCGGTTAACTCCCCGGGCCGCCCGGCCCGTCATGTGGCGTTGTTCGCATCCACGATGCGCCGGGCCAGGTCGCGCAGCTTGATGTTCTCCCGCTGCGAGGCCTTGACCAGGGAGTCGAACGCCTCCGCCGCGTCCATGTCCATCCGTTCCATGAGGATTCCGGTGGCCTGGCCGATCAGGTCCCTGGTGCGCATCGCCTCCGTCAACTGCTCCCGTACGGTGGCCGAGTCGAGGGCGAGACTGACGTGCGCGGTGAACAGCCGGCCGACCCGGGTGGCGACCTCGTCGAAGGCGCGCGGCTTGCGGGAGTAGGCCGTGAGGACGGTCAGCCGGCGGCGGTCGGCGCGCAGCCGCAGCGACAGCGCCGAGCGCAGGCCCAGCTCGGACAGGGCGGCCTCGCCGTCGTCGGCATCGCTGTCCTCCAGCCGGACGACGGGCGCGCTCCACAGGTTCTCCCAGTACGGCGCCTGCTCGCGTCCGGCGTGCCCGGACTCGGCGAAGCGCACCACCTCGTCGGTCCAGGCGACCGTACGGCGGTGCTGGGCGCGCTCTATCACGGAGATGCCGGCGTGGTCGGCGCCGGGCAGCAGGTGCACGGCCAGCCGGACCGCGGTGCGCATGGTGTTGTGCGGGGTCACCGTGTCGTGCAGTTGCTGAGCCGCCACCGTCAGGGCCTCTGCCAGCTCGAAACCGGCAGCAAAAAGGGGCAAATCAGGAAACTCGGACGCAGCCACCACGAACCTCTTCGGCATGCACGCCCAAAGGACGTGCGCAGGAGAGCTCCGCAGCACATTCCTGACTGCGAGCACAGGATGGACAGAACTTTAGCTGCTTGGTTGCGTCGAAGTGACGTCCGCCTGACGGAGGTCGCGACCACTTCCGGGCGCGATGGTCGGCGTGGTGGAATGGGGGGACGTCAGGTCAGGAAGTGGCCTCCCCCGGAATCCGGACGATCGTCTGCCAGGTGAGTGCCGTGACCTTCCTCCCGAATCCGTGCGAGCTGTGTGATCTACGTGATCTGCCCGGCTCCACGACTCTGCTGGTCCTCCCGCCCGAGATAGACCTCGGCAACGCCGCGGGCCTGCTGCGCCGGGTCATGTCCGCAGTGGACGCCCGTGCCGGCCGGCTGCGGATCCTGGTGCTGGACCTCACCTCCACCCACTTCATGGACTCCCAGGGCGTCCGCCTCGTCGACGAGGTCCGCCTGCGGCTCCACCCCGACGTGCGGGTACGGGTGGTGGCGCTGCCCGACGGAGCCGCCAGCCGGGTCCTTGAGGTGACGGGGGCGCGGCGGGATGTCCCGGTGTACGACAACCTGCGCGAGGCGCTGACGGAGTAGGGCGCGTTGGCCGGGGCGGGTGGACGGGGCCGGTGGACGGGGGTGTACCGGGCGGCGACGCCCCGGACGGGTGTACGGGACGGGTGTCCCGCCCGGGTGTCCCGAGCGGCTGTTTCCGGCCGGGGTCCTAGGCTGACGCCATGGCACCGAACATCGCGACCAACACCTCCGTATCGCTGGACGAGTTGCTGGACTTCGTACGGCCCCGGCACCATGCGATCCTGCTGACCCGCCGGTCCGACGGTGGCCCCCAGGGGTCGCCGCTGACCTGCGGGGTCGACGACTCCGGGCGGATCGTCGTGTCCACCTACCCCGAGCGCGCCAAGACCCGCAACGCCCAGCGGGATCCGCGGGTCAGCCTGATCGTGCTGAGCGACGACTGGAACGGGCCGTGGGTGCAGGTCGACGGCACCGCCGAGGTCGTCGACTCGCCGGACTCCGTCGAGCCGCTCGTGGAGTACTACCGCAACATCGCCGGCGAGCACCCCGACTGGGACGAGTACCGGGCGGCCATGCTCAAGCAGGGCAAGTCGATCATCCGGATCACACCGGAACGCTGGGGCCCGGTCGCCACCGGTGGTTTCCCGGCCCGGCTGGTCTCCGGCGACCAGGAGTGAACGACACCCGGGGCACCGAGTCCGGCCGCATGCCCCACGAGGCGGGCAGCCGGACCGCGCCCGAGAGCTGATCCTCCGGAAGCGCACCCAAGGGGTGTCGTTCGGATCACCCGGGTCCGCGGTGGTCCGAACGACCCGCCCTAACCGCGCTCCACCATCGCCTCGATCCCGGCCAGCAGCAGCTCCAGCGCGAACTCGAAGTCCCGCTCCAGCATCTCCTCGACCGTGTCGCCGCCACGGGCCTTCATGATCACCGTGGACTCCTGGATGACCTCGGCGGCGTCCGGGGCCCGCGTCACCGTGCTCATGGAGTGCTGGAAGTACTCGTCCGGGGACATGCCGGCGTCGGTGACACGGGCGAAGAAGTGACCCTCGATCGTGCCGTAGCCGTACACGAACTGGAAGACCGCCGAGATGGCCCCGGTGACGCCGTGCACGGGCAGGGCGGTCTTGCGGATGACGCGCTGCACGACCCGGGAGAAGGCCAGGTTTTTGGGGCCGATGTTGAGGTAGCGGCCGACCAGCGGCGACAGCCAGGGGTGGCGGACCAGCAGGGCCCGATACACCCTGGCCAGGGCGCGCAGCTGGTCGCGCCAGTCCTCGTCGGCGTCCGGGTCGGGCAGGTCCAGCTCGCCGAAGACCGCGTCCAGGGCGAGTTCGAGAAGGTCGTCCTTGGTGTCGACGTACCAGTAGACGGACATCGCGGTGACGTTCAGCTCGGCGGCGAGCCGGCGCATGGAGAACCGGGCCAGTCCCTCGGCGTCCAGCAGCCGCACGGTGACCTCGGTGATCCGCTCCCGGTCCAGCCCGGACGGCTGCCCGCCACCCCGCCCGCCGCGTCGCGCCTTGCCCTCCAGCCACACACTGGTCCGCGCCGCCCGCTCGGCCGCTTTCACCATGGCGCACCTTCCTCGATTTTCAACGCCGGCCAGCTTAGGCGCCGCGGCAGGGGCCCGGGCCGCACCCGTACGCGACACCGCCGCGTGGGCGCGATCGGACACACCGGACCCGCAGCCGCCGGCCGAACCGGCCACCCGAACCACTATGCGGAGTCTGCCCGCTCAGCCCGACGCAACAACGCGGCGGCGACCAACCCCCCGAACAGCACAGCCACCGCCCCCACCAGCTGACTCGTCTCCAGCCCGGAGGCGAACGCGTCCGTGATCTGGCGCCGCTCCTCGGCCGACCCCGCTTCGGCCAACGCCGCCGGCAGCGAAGCCGCCGCCACCGAGACCGCCGCCGCGAACCGCGAGTTCAGCACCGCGCCGAGCACCGCGACCCCCAGCCCCTGCCCGAACTCCGCCAGCGTCCCGTTGACGCCCGCGCCCACGCCCGCCTTCTCGGGCGGTATCGCGCTCATCACCGCGTTGGCCATGGCCGGCATGGCGAAGGCGACACCGACGCCCATGATGATCAGTCCGAACAGCATTCCGCCGTAACCGTCCCCGCCGAACAGCGCGATCGACGCGAGCCCGGCCGCCAGGCACGTCATCCCGGACGCGATGGTCAGCGGCGTGCCCAGCCTCGGCAGCAGCAGCGCGCTCACCCCGGTGAGGTTGAGCGCGACGATGGTGAGCGCGAACGGCGCCGTGTGCAGACCGGCCTCCAACGGGCCGTATCCGAGCACGAACTGGAGGTGCTGGGTGAGCAGGAAGAGCGAGCCGGCCATCCCGAAGGCGACCAGGATCGCGCCCGCGACGGCGCCGGTGAACCTCTGGTTCCGGAAGAAGTGCATGTCCAGCATCGGGTACGGGATACGCAGCTCCCAGGCCACGAACCCGGCCATCACGACAACGCCGATCGCGGCGGAGGTGAGGGTGGGCGCCGAGGTCCAGCCGTCGTCGGGCCCGGAGATGATCGCGTAGACGATGCTCGTCATACCGATCGTGGACAGCAGCGCGCCGAGCAGGTCGGGCCGATCGCCCCTGGGGTTCTTGGACTCGGGGACGAGGGCGAGCACGGCGATCAGGCCGATGGCCGCGACCGGGATGTTGATGAGGAAGATCGCACCCCACCAGAAGTGGTCGAGCATCACCCCGCCGAGCAGCGGGCCGACGGCGAACCCGAGCGAGTTGACCGTGGACCACAGTCCGATCGCCTTCACCCGCTCGGTGTCGTCGAAGATCTGGACCACGACGGCGAGCGTGGTGGTCATCAGGAGCGCCCCGCCGACGCCCATCCCGGCGCGCGCGGCGATCAGTTGACCGCTGGTGGTCGCGAGACCGGCCACCAGCGAGCCGATGCCGAACAGGGCCAGGCCCGCCACCAGCAGCTTCTTGCGGCCGTAGCGGTCCGCGGAGCTGCCCGCGGTGAGCAGCAGGCCCGACTGCACCAGCGAGTACGCGTTGATCATCCACTGGATGTCCGAGGTGGACGCGTCCAGCTCGCGGGTGAGCGAGGGGATCGCCACATTCAGAACGGTGTTGTCGAGCAACACCGTGAGCTGTGCCAGACAGATGACACCGAGGATCAGCCAGCGCTGGGGATGGCCGCCGACCAGTGGGGGAGCCGGGGCCAGTTCCTGGGGGGATGTCGACATGCCGTACACCGTAGAACAGTTCCCATACGGCGTACAACACAGTTTCCCGCCGTACCCGCGCCGTACCCGCGCCGTACGGGAAAGGCGGTGGCCCGGGGTTCGCACGAACCCCGGGCCACCGCCTGTGGTGCCACCGTCCTTGTTGTCCCGGCCGGATGCCTACGCCTTCTGCGTCAGGTCGTAGAAGGTGGCCGAACCGACCGTCACCTTCTTGAAGTTGGCCTCGACCCAGGTGGTGATCTGCGAGGACGTGCCGTCGCTGCCGCCGCCCATGCCGCCGCCGGTGCCGGAGGAGATGAAGTAGTGGATCCTGCCGTCCTCCACGTACTTCTTGAACTGGGCCAATGTCGGGGACGGGTCTGTGCCGTTGAAGCCACCGATCGCCATCACCGCGTCACCCGTGGCGAGTTGGTAGCTCGCGGCGTTCTGGGCGCCGATGGCCGCGGCCGCCCAGGTGTAGGTGTCGGAGTCGGCCTCCAGCAGCTTCTTGGCCTCGGAGGTGACGGAGGCGCCGTTGAGCAGGCCGCCGACCCCGCCACCGTCGCCCATCGCCGGACCGCCCTGCTGGTTCTGACCCTGGCCCTGGCCCTGGGTGGTGCCGTTGCCCTGGGGGGTGCCGTTCCCTTGGCTGTTCCCGTTGCCGTTCTGCTGGTTCTGGCTGTTTCCGTTCTGGCCCGGCATACCGCCGCCGAAGCCGCCGGCACCGCCACCCGGGAAGCCGTTGCCCTGCTGGTTCTGGCCCTGGCCCTGCGTGGTGCCGTTGCCGTTCTGCCGGCCCGGCATACCGCCGCCCCCGAAGCCACCCCGGCCGCCGCCGCCCGGACCGCCCATCATGCTCGCGCCCGCCGGACCAGCCGTGACGATGGAGCCGGTGTGGCCTTCCTCCAGAGTGCTGAGGGTGTACGCCGTCGGTCCGGCCAGCGAGGCCACGATGCCCAGGCCCACCGCGGCGAGCGCGAGCTGCCGGCCCAGCCTGGCCACGAAGATCAGGCCGAGTGCGGCGACCAACCCCCCGACGAGGACCAGCCACTTGAGCCAGGGCAGGTAGTCGGGAGTGCGGTCGAGGAGGACGTAGCCCCAGGCGGCGCTCGCCACCACCGCCGCCGCCAGGGTGAGCGACGCCCAGATCTCGGAGCGCTTCTCCCACAGGATCCCCGCGCCCATGCCGACCACGGCGGCGACATAGGGGGCGAGGGCGATCGTGTAGTACTGGTGGAAGATCCCCGCCATGTAACTGAAGACGACCATGGTGATCAGCAGCGAGCCGCCCCACACCAGGAACGCGCCCCGGGTCGCGGACGTCCGCTTGAGCTTCCAGGTCGCCACCAGGCCCGCGACCAGCAGGATCAGCGCGGCCGGCAGCAGCCAGGAGATCTGGCCGCCGATCTCGGAGTTGAACATCCGGTTCCAGCCGGTCTCGCCCCACATGCCGGTACCGGCGTTTCCGCCACCACCGCCACCACCGCCACCGACGCTGCCGGTCTCGTCGCCGCTCAGCCGGCCGAAGCCGTTGTAGCCGAAGGTCAGCTCCAGGAAGGAGTTGTTCTGCGAACCGCCGATGTAGGGGCGGGAGGAGGCGGGCCACAGCTCGACGATCGCGACCCACCAGCCGCCCGAGACGACCAGCGCGACCGTCGCGAGGGCCAGCTGTCCAAGACGCTTCCTCAGCTGGACCGGCGCGCAGACCGCGTACACGATCGCCAGCGGCGGCAGGATCAGGAAGGCCTGAAGGGTCTTCGCGAGGAACGCGAAACCGATCGCGACACCGGCCCACACCAGCCACTTCGTCCGGCCGTCCTCCACGGCCCGGGCGACGAAGTAGCAGGCCAGAGCCATGAGCAGGGCCAGCATGGCGTCCGGGTTGTTGAACCGGAACATCAGCGCCGCGACGGGGGTGAACGCGAGCACCACGCCCGCGATCAGACCGGCCGCGGGGCTGAACCGGCGGCGCACGGAGGCGTACACGACGGCGACCGTGCCGACGCCCATCAGGACCTCGGGGGCCAGGATCGCCCACGAGTTCAGACCGAAGATCCTGACCGACAGCTCCATCGGCCACAGCGAGGCCGGGGGCTTGTCGACGGTGATGGCATTGCCCGCGTCCAGCGAGCCGAAGAACATCGCCTTCCAGCTCTGACTGCCGGCCTGGACGGCCGCGGAGTAGAAGGAGTTGGCGTATCCGGAGGCGCTCAGGTCGTACAGGTAGAGCACGGTGGTCACGAGGAGCAGGCCGAGGAACGCGGGACGCGCCCAGCGCGGGTCCTCGGGCCGGCCCCGCCACAGTCTCCGTACGAACGGCTGCCTGGGTTCACCGGATTCGGGACCGGTCGGCGGGGCCTCGGGAACCACCGGTTCCCGCACGGCCGTACTCGTCGTGGCTGTCGGCGGCCCCCAGGAACTGGGACCCGGTGGCGTCGTCCGGTCGGTGTGCGTGGTCATCAGGAGTTCCTCGGGTCGGTGTCGGTGGGGCGCACCGGCCGCAGGTGCGCGGTCGCGTCCCCCCGGGTGCGGTCCGCGGCTTCACCGGCGCGGAACTCGGTCGTGCGGTACGAGCTCTGGGGCCCGGTGGCGTAGGTCGGTGCGGTCGGCCGCTGCGGCAGCGGGGGCTGCTGGCCGAACTGGTGCTGGCCGTGCGGCTGTTGGCCGTACTGCTGCTGGTCGGGCTGCCGCTGTCCGGAGGTCTGCCGGCCGTAGGCCTGTTGTGCGTACGGCTGCTGGACGGGCGGCATCGTGGCGTAGGTGGGCGAGGCCGGGTTGTGCGAGACGACGACGCCGGGCGGGCCGTCGTCCTCACGCCGGTCCGAGAACACCCAGGCCCGGAAGAGCAGGAAGCGCAGCACGGTCGCGGCCAGGTTGGCGGCGATGAGGACCGCCAGCTCGGTGGAGTGCGCCGGCTCGGAGGTCGCCGCGTTCAGGGCGGCGAGGGAGCCGCTGGTCAGCGCGAGGCCGATACCGAAGACGACCAGACCCTGCGCCTGGTGTCGGACGGCGCCGCCCCGCCCGCGCACCCCGAAGGTCAGTCGTCGGTTGGCGGCCGTGTTCGCGACCGCCGAGACCAGCAGCGCGAGCGCGTTGGCCACCTGGGAGCCGCCGAACTGCCGGAAGAGGCTGTAGAGCAGCAGGTAGAAGAGGGTGGACAGCCCGCCGACCACACAGAACCCGACGAGCTGGCGGGCCAGCCCCTTCGGTACGTCCTGGATCTCGCGGTCGCGCGGGTCGTCGCCGAAGGGCCGGGTGATCCGGTCCAGCGACAGCGACCCGGTGGCCAGGGCCTTGCCGACCCGCCACACGCCCTTGAGGTCGTCGGTCGCCGTCTTCACGATGTGCACCGTGGAGTTCGGGTCGTCGACCCAGTCGACGGGGACCTCGTGGATCCGGAGTCCCGCGCGCTCGGCGAGCACCAGCATCTCGGTGTCGAAGAACCACCCGGTGTCCTCCACCAGCGGCAGCAGCACCTGCGCGACGTCGCGGCGGATCGCCTTGAAGCCGCACTGGGCGTCCGAGAAGCGGGCCTGGAGCGAGCCCCGCAGGATCAGGTTGTAGGCGCGGCTGATGAACTCGCGCTTGGGCCCGCGCACCACCCGGGAGCTACGGGCGAGCCGGGAGCCGATCGCCAGGTCGGAGTGGCCCGAGATCAGCGGTGCCACCAGCGGCAGCAGGGCGTTGAGGTCGGTGGACAGATCCACGTCCATGTAGGCGAGGACGGGGGCGTCCGAGGCGGACCAGACGGTCCGCAGCGCCCGGCCGCGGCCCTTCTGCTCCAGCCGGAACGCCCGCACCTCCGGGAGCTCCGCCGCCAGCCGCGCGGACACCTCGGGGGTGGTGTCCGTCGACGCGTTGTCCGCGATCGTGATGCGGAACGCGTACGGGAACGTGCGCTTGAGGTGCTCGTGCAGTCTCAGCACACACGGCTGGAGGTCCTTCTCCTCGTTGTAGACGGGGATCACTACGTCCAGGACAGGCGTTCCGGCGTCTGTGGCCGGGAGGTGCTCCCGCGCCGGCAGGGTGCCGGGAGAAGAGTCGGTTCGCATGCCAACGACTCTGGTCAGGCCCCCTGTTGCACCCATATGGCGGCGCTGTGCTGGGCCTGTGAGTGCGATTGCCAGTTCGTTTCGGGCGAAGGATGCGGGATCGCGGGGCCCAGCGCGGGCAGGTGCATGGTGAACACGGTGCGCCCGGGAGCGCTGTCCACGGTCACCGCACCGCCGTGCGCGGTCGCCACGGCCTGCACGATCGCCAGCCCCAGACCGGTCGAGCCGGTGGCTCGGGAACGCGCCGAGTCGCCGCGCGCGAACCGTTCGAAGACGTGCGGGAGCAGGTCGGACGGGATGCCCTGACCGTTGTCCTCGACGTCCACGCACATCCAGGGGCCGCGCCGCTGCACACGTGCGGTGACGGTCGTACCGGGCGGCGTGTGCTTGCGGGCGTTGCCCAACAGGTTGACCAGCACCTGCTGGATCCGGGCCGCGTCCGCGGAGACGAGGGCCGGTTCGTCGGGCAGGTCGAGGCGCCAGTTGTGGTCCATGCCGGCCGCGCGGGAGTCGCTGATGGTGTCCACGACGAGCGGTACGAGGTCCGTCTGCTCGAACTGGAGAGGCCGCCCGGCGTCGAGACGCGCGAGCAGCAGCAGGTCCTCGACGAGGAGGGTCATACGGCCGGCCTCGGACTCGATGCGCCCGAGGGCATGCCGGGTGTCCGGACCGACCTCCTCTCTGCCGCGTCTGGTGAGCTCGGCGTACCCGCGGATGGAGGCGAGCGGGGTGCGCAGCTCGTGGCTGGCGTCCGCGACGAACTGCCGTACCCGCGTCTCGCTCTGCTGCCGGGAGTGCAGGGCGCCGTGGACGTGGTTCAGCATCCGGTTCAGCGCGGCGCCCACCTGCCCGACCTCGGTGTGCGGGTCGGTCTCGGACTCGGGCACCCGCTCGCTGAGGTTGACCTCGCCGGTGTGCAGGGGCAGTTCGGAAACCCGGGTGGCGGTGGCGGCGACCCTCCGGAGGGGGCGCGTGGCGACTCCGACGAGGACGTAGCCGGCGATGACGGCGGCGCCGAGACCGGCGGCGGTGACGCTGAGCTCTACGAGGATCAGGGTGTTGATGGTGCTGTCGGTGTTCGCGGTGGGGATGCCCACGTAGTAGGTGCCGTTGGGACCGGACGTGTACGTGACTTGATAGTCGCCGAGGCCGGGAAGCTCCACGGTGTGGTGACTGCCGTCATGGGGAACCCGGGCGAGCACCTTCCTGGCGTCCTCGCTGACCGTCCCCGGCACCATCTCGAGACTGTCGTCGGACTTCTTACCGACCTTGGCATCGGAGATGGCGCCCTTGGTGACCTTCGCTGCGATGGTGCCGATCGGCTGCGGGCCCCGCGTGACGAACCCGGAGAGGCTGGTCGCTTTACCCTTTGCCTGCTGGTCCTGTTGGGGGGTTGCCCCGGGGTTCTGTTGGGTGGCTGACGTGGAGTCGCCCTTCGGAGCGTCGGGCGGCCGGGGAAAGTTACCCGCCGCGTGCTGGGCGATCTCCT encodes:
- a CDS encoding TetR/AcrR family transcriptional regulator C-terminal domain-containing protein; translation: MVKAAERAARTSVWLEGKARRGGRGGGQPSGLDRERITEVTVRLLDAEGLARFSMRRLAAELNVTAMSVYWYVDTKDDLLELALDAVFGELDLPDPDADEDWRDQLRALARVYRALLVRHPWLSPLVGRYLNIGPKNLAFSRVVQRVIRKTALPVHGVTGAISAVFQFVYGYGTIEGHFFARVTDAGMSPDEYFQHSMSTVTRAPDAAEVIQESTVIMKARGGDTVEEMLERDFEFALELLLAGIEAMVERG
- a CDS encoding glycosyltransferase family 39 protein, coding for MTTHTDRTTPPGPSSWGPPTATTSTAVREPVVPEAPPTGPESGEPRQPFVRRLWRGRPEDPRWARPAFLGLLLVTTVLYLYDLSASGYANSFYSAAVQAGSQSWKAMFFGSLDAGNAITVDKPPASLWPMELSVRIFGLNSWAILAPEVLMGVGTVAVVYASVRRRFSPAAGLIAGVVLAFTPVAALMFRFNNPDAMLALLMALACYFVARAVEDGRTKWLVWAGVAIGFAFLAKTLQAFLILPPLAIVYAVCAPVQLRKRLGQLALATVALVVSGGWWVAIVELWPASSRPYIGGSQNNSFLELTFGYNGFGRLSGDETGSVGGGGGGGGGNAGTGMWGETGWNRMFNSEIGGQISWLLPAALILLVAGLVATWKLKRTSATRGAFLVWGGSLLITMVVFSYMAGIFHQYYTIALAPYVAAVVGMGAGILWEKRSEIWASLTLAAAVVASAAWGYVLLDRTPDYLPWLKWLVLVGGLVAALGLIFVARLGRQLALAAVGLGIVASLAGPTAYTLSTLEEGHTGSIVTAGPAGASMMGGPGGGGRGGFGGGGMPGRQNGNGTTQGQGQNQQGNGFPGGGAGGFGGGMPGQNGNSQNQQNGNGNSQGNGTPQGNGTTQGQGQGQNQQGGPAMGDGGGVGGLLNGASVTSEAKKLLEADSDTYTWAAAAIGAQNAASYQLATGDAVMAIGGFNGTDPSPTLAQFKKYVEDGRIHYFISSGTGGGMGGGSDGTSSQITTWVEANFKKVTVGSATFYDLTQKA
- a CDS encoding GAF and ANTAR domain-containing protein, giving the protein MSPETSDTLEMAIVRSNGLDTLLRDLTDRAVEAVPGAAACSITVRRADRLLTLAGSHGLPSGLDQRQYENGSGPCVDAAETTSEKYAPDLEAETRWPMYTSYALSVGVRCVLAIPIEVEGERDAALNLYGVKRGSLGPGRDAARAFADRVGDAINVALRVERRQESVADVRTALVSRSVIDQAVGILMAQERIDARIALERLRRVSQNHNVKLRDLCTDLVARVSGGDGRVSGRSAGRN
- a CDS encoding bifunctional glycosyltransferase family 2/GtrA family protein — its product is MRTDSSPGTLPAREHLPATDAGTPVLDVVIPVYNEEKDLQPCVLRLHEHLKRTFPYAFRITIADNASTDTTPEVSARLAAELPEVRAFRLEQKGRGRALRTVWSASDAPVLAYMDVDLSTDLNALLPLVAPLISGHSDLAIGSRLARSSRVVRGPKREFISRAYNLILRGSLQARFSDAQCGFKAIRRDVAQVLLPLVEDTGWFFDTEMLVLAERAGLRIHEVPVDWVDDPNSTVHIVKTATDDLKGVWRVGKALATGSLSLDRITRPFGDDPRDREIQDVPKGLARQLVGFCVVGGLSTLFYLLLYSLFRQFGGSQVANALALLVSAVANTAANRRLTFGVRGRGGAVRHQAQGLVVFGIGLALTSGSLAALNAATSEPAHSTELAVLIAANLAATVLRFLLFRAWVFSDRREDDGPPGVVVSHNPASPTYATMPPVQQPYAQQAYGRQTSGQRQPDQQQYGQQPHGQHQFGQQPPLPQRPTAPTYATGPQSSYRTTEFRAGEAADRTRGDATAHLRPVRPTDTDPRNS
- a CDS encoding MFS transporter, with translation MSTSPQELAPAPPLVGGHPQRWLILGVICLAQLTVLLDNTVLNVAIPSLTRELDASTSDIQWMINAYSLVQSGLLLTAGSSADRYGRKKLLVAGLALFGIGSLVAGLATTSGQLIAARAGMGVGGALLMTTTLAVVVQIFDDTERVKAIGLWSTVNSLGFAVGPLLGGVMLDHFWWGAIFLINIPVAAIGLIAVLALVPESKNPRGDRPDLLGALLSTIGMTSIVYAIISGPDDGWTSAPTLTSAAIGVVVMAGFVAWELRIPYPMLDMHFFRNQRFTGAVAGAILVAFGMAGSLFLLTQHLQFVLGYGPLEAGLHTAPFALTIVALNLTGVSALLLPRLGTPLTIASGMTCLAAGLASIALFGGDGYGGMLFGLIIMGVGVAFAMPAMANAVMSAIPPEKAGVGAGVNGTLAEFGQGLGVAVLGAVLNSRFAAAVSVAAASLPAALAEAGSAEERRQITDAFASGLETSQLVGAVAVLFGGLVAAALLRRAERADSA
- a CDS encoding ANTAR domain-containing protein, yielding MPKRFVVAASEFPDLPLFAAGFELAEALTVAAQQLHDTVTPHNTMRTAVRLAVHLLPGADHAGISVIERAQHRRTVAWTDEVVRFAESGHAGREQAPYWENLWSAPVVRLEDSDADDGEAALSELGLRSALSLRLRADRRRLTVLTAYSRKPRAFDEVATRVGRLFTAHVSLALDSATVREQLTEAMRTRDLIGQATGILMERMDMDAAEAFDSLVKASQRENIKLRDLARRIVDANNAT
- a CDS encoding STAS domain-containing protein, which translates into the protein MTFLPNPCELCDLRDLPGSTTLLVLPPEIDLGNAAGLLRRVMSAVDARAGRLRILVLDLTSTHFMDSQGVRLVDEVRLRLHPDVRVRVVALPDGAASRVLEVTGARRDVPVYDNLREALTE
- a CDS encoding PPOX class F420-dependent oxidoreductase, translating into MAPNIATNTSVSLDELLDFVRPRHHAILLTRRSDGGPQGSPLTCGVDDSGRIVVSTYPERAKTRNAQRDPRVSLIVLSDDWNGPWVQVDGTAEVVDSPDSVEPLVEYYRNIAGEHPDWDEYRAAMLKQGKSIIRITPERWGPVATGGFPARLVSGDQE
- a CDS encoding HAMP domain-containing histidine kinase, which produces MSGRRRPRAQKRAPKPRTLRSRLVVASVVLIAVVCAVIGTVTTLALRSHLYEQLDGQLQEIAQHAAGNFPRPPDAPKGDSTSATQQNPGATPQQDQQAKGKATSLSGFVTRGPQPIGTIAAKVTKGAISDAKVGKKSDDSLEMVPGTVSEDARKVLARVPHDGSHHTVELPGLGDYQVTYTSGPNGTYYVGIPTANTDSTINTLILVELSVTAAGLGAAVIAGYVLVGVATRPLRRVAATATRVSELPLHTGEVNLSERVPESETDPHTEVGQVGAALNRMLNHVHGALHSRQQSETRVRQFVADASHELRTPLASIRGYAELTRRGREEVGPDTRHALGRIESEAGRMTLLVEDLLLLARLDAGRPLQFEQTDLVPLVVDTISDSRAAGMDHNWRLDLPDEPALVSADAARIQQVLVNLLGNARKHTPPGTTVTARVQRRGPWMCVDVEDNGQGIPSDLLPHVFERFARGDSARSRATGSTGLGLAIVQAVATAHGGAVTVDSAPGRTVFTMHLPALGPAIPHPSPETNWQSHSQAQHSAAIWVQQGA